The Collimonas sp. PA-H2 genome contains a region encoding:
- a CDS encoding CusA/CzcA family heavy metal efflux RND transporter: MFERIIRFSIEQRWLIMLAVFAMAALGIYNYQKLPIDAVPDITNVQVQINTAAPGYSPLETEQRVTFPIETVMSGLPHLQQTRSLSRYGLSQVTVIFKDGTDIYFARQLVNERIQEARGKLPAGVAPAMGPISSGLGEIYLWTVEAKDGARKPDGSAYTATDLREIQDWIIKPQLRNVSGVTEINSIGGFAKEYQVAPRPEKLASYGLTLQDIVTALDRNNSNVGAGYIEKRGEQLLIRAPGQVSSMDDIRNIILGNVQGVPIRIRDVGEVGIGRELRTGAATENGREVVLGTVFMLIGENSRAVSQAVDRKMVEINRSLPPGVEAITVYDRTVLVDKAINTVKKNLLEGAILVIAILFMFLGNIRAAIITAMVIPLSMLFTFTGMVQYKVSANLLSLGALDFGIIIDGAVVIVENCVRRLAHAQAHHGRPLTRSERFHEVFAASKEARRPLLFGQVIIMVVYLPIFALTGVEGKMFNPMALTVVIALVGAMILSITFIPAAVALFIGKRVSETENFLMRGAKRFYAPVLEWVMQRKPLVLGCALAVLLLSGVLATRLGSEFVPSLNEGDIAIQALRIPGTSLTQSLEMQKQLESTLTRQFPEIERVFARSGTAEIASDPMPPNISDGYIMLKPEASWPKPKKTRPELLAAIQEAANNVPGNNYEFSQPIQLRFNELISGVRSDVAVKIFGDDMAVLNDTADKVSAVLGKISGAAEVKIEQTSGLPMLTVNIDRDKTARYGLNVADVQDVVATAIGGKEAGTLFQGDRRFDIVVRLPEELRSDLEAFKRLPISLPRSAGGEGRTNYIPLGEVASLELAPGPNQISRENGKRRIVVSANVRGRDIGSFVSEAEARLQRQVKIPSGYWTSWGGQFEQLQSATQRLQIVIPVALLLVFTLLFAMFGNVKDGLLVFSGIPFALTGGIVALWLRGIPLSISAAVGFIALCGVAVLNGLVMIAFIRSLREEGRGLDLAIREGALTRLRPVLMTALVASLGFVPMAIATGTGAEVQRPLATVVIGGILSSTILTLLVLPILYQLFHRRDEDDPQQLAEDAAVQR, from the coding sequence TTGAACGCATCATACGATTCTCGATCGAACAACGCTGGCTGATCATGCTGGCCGTGTTCGCGATGGCGGCACTCGGCATCTACAACTACCAGAAACTGCCTATCGATGCCGTGCCGGACATCACCAATGTGCAGGTGCAGATCAATACCGCCGCACCTGGCTATTCGCCGCTGGAAACCGAACAGCGAGTGACCTTCCCGATAGAAACGGTGATGTCGGGCCTGCCGCATCTGCAGCAGACCCGTTCCCTGTCGCGCTACGGCCTGTCCCAGGTGACGGTGATTTTCAAGGACGGCACCGACATCTATTTCGCCCGCCAGCTGGTCAATGAGCGGATCCAGGAAGCCAGGGGCAAGCTGCCGGCCGGGGTGGCGCCGGCCATGGGGCCGATCTCCAGCGGCCTCGGCGAAATCTACCTGTGGACGGTGGAAGCCAAGGACGGCGCAAGGAAACCTGACGGCAGCGCTTACACGGCCACCGACCTGCGAGAAATACAGGACTGGATCATCAAGCCGCAGTTGCGCAATGTCAGCGGCGTTACTGAAATCAATTCGATCGGCGGCTTCGCCAAGGAATACCAGGTGGCGCCGCGGCCGGAGAAGCTGGCGTCGTACGGCCTGACCCTGCAGGATATCGTGACGGCGCTGGACCGCAACAACAGCAATGTCGGCGCCGGCTATATCGAAAAACGCGGCGAGCAGCTGCTGATCCGGGCGCCGGGCCAGGTCAGTTCGATGGACGACATACGCAACATCATCCTGGGCAATGTGCAGGGCGTGCCGATCCGCATCCGCGATGTCGGCGAAGTTGGCATCGGCCGTGAGCTGCGCACCGGCGCCGCCACCGAGAACGGCCGCGAAGTGGTGCTGGGAACGGTCTTCATGCTGATCGGCGAAAACAGCCGGGCGGTGTCGCAGGCAGTCGACCGCAAGATGGTGGAAATCAACCGCAGCCTGCCGCCTGGAGTCGAAGCCATCACGGTCTATGACCGTACGGTGCTGGTCGACAAGGCGATCAACACCGTCAAGAAGAATTTGCTGGAAGGCGCCATCCTGGTGATCGCCATCCTCTTCATGTTCCTCGGGAATATCCGCGCCGCCATCATCACCGCGATGGTGATCCCGCTGTCGATGCTGTTCACCTTCACCGGCATGGTGCAGTACAAGGTGAGCGCCAACCTGCTCAGCCTGGGAGCGCTCGACTTCGGCATCATCATCGACGGTGCGGTGGTGATCGTGGAAAACTGCGTGCGGCGGCTAGCCCATGCGCAGGCGCATCACGGCCGCCCCCTGACCCGCAGCGAGCGCTTCCATGAAGTCTTTGCGGCCTCCAAGGAGGCGCGCCGGCCCTTGCTGTTCGGTCAGGTCATCATCATGGTGGTGTATCTGCCGATCTTCGCCCTGACCGGCGTCGAAGGGAAGATGTTCAATCCGATGGCTTTGACGGTGGTGATCGCCCTGGTCGGTGCGATGATATTGTCGATTACCTTTATCCCGGCGGCGGTGGCCTTGTTCATCGGCAAGCGGGTGTCGGAAACCGAAAACTTCCTGATGCGCGGCGCCAAGCGCTTCTATGCGCCGGTGCTGGAATGGGTCATGCAGCGCAAGCCCCTGGTGCTGGGCTGCGCGCTTGCGGTGCTGCTGCTGTCAGGGGTGCTGGCGACGCGTCTTGGCAGCGAATTCGTGCCGAGTCTGAACGAAGGCGATATTGCAATCCAAGCCTTGCGCATTCCTGGCACCAGCCTGACGCAGTCGCTGGAAATGCAAAAGCAGCTTGAAAGTACGCTGACGCGGCAGTTCCCGGAAATCGAACGCGTGTTCGCTCGCAGCGGCACGGCGGAAATCGCTTCTGATCCGATGCCGCCGAATATTTCCGATGGCTACATCATGCTCAAGCCGGAAGCCAGCTGGCCTAAGCCGAAGAAGACACGGCCGGAGCTGCTGGCAGCGATCCAGGAAGCTGCCAACAATGTGCCGGGCAATAACTATGAGTTTTCCCAGCCTATCCAGCTGCGCTTCAACGAACTGATCTCGGGCGTGCGCAGCGATGTCGCGGTCAAGATCTTCGGCGACGACATGGCGGTCCTGAACGACACTGCCGACAAGGTCTCGGCGGTGCTGGGCAAGATCAGCGGCGCCGCCGAAGTGAAAATCGAGCAGACTTCCGGCCTGCCTATGCTGACCGTGAATATCGACCGCGACAAGACCGCGCGCTACGGGCTCAACGTGGCGGATGTGCAGGATGTGGTCGCTACCGCCATCGGCGGCAAGGAAGCCGGCACCCTGTTCCAGGGCGACCGTCGCTTCGATATCGTGGTGCGCCTGCCGGAAGAGCTGCGCAGCGACCTGGAAGCGTTCAAGCGCCTACCCATATCCTTGCCGCGCAGCGCCGGCGGAGAAGGGCGCACCAACTACATTCCGCTGGGCGAAGTAGCCAGCCTGGAACTGGCGCCGGGGCCTAACCAGATCAGCCGCGAAAACGGCAAGCGGCGGATTGTGGTGAGCGCGAACGTGCGTGGCCGCGATATCGGCTCGTTTGTGAGCGAGGCCGAGGCCCGGCTGCAACGGCAGGTCAAGATCCCGTCCGGCTACTGGACCAGCTGGGGCGGCCAGTTCGAGCAGCTGCAATCGGCCACGCAAAGGCTGCAGATCGTGATCCCGGTAGCCTTGCTGCTGGTGTTTACCCTGCTGTTTGCGATGTTCGGCAACGTCAAGGACGGCCTGCTGGTATTCAGCGGCATTCCATTCGCACTGACCGGAGGCATCGTCGCCCTGTGGCTGCGCGGGATTCCCTTGTCGATTTCGGCGGCGGTCGGCTTTATTGCGCTGTGCGGGGTGGCGGTGCTGAACGGACTGGTGATGATTGCTTTTATCCGCAGCTTGCGCGAGGAGGGCCGTGGCCTCGACCTGGCGATACGGGAAGGCGCGCTGACCCGTTTGCGGCCAGTGCTGATGACGGCGCTGGTGGCTTCGCTAGGTTTCGTGCCGATGGCGATCGCCACCGGCACCGGCGCCGAGGTGCAGCGGCCGCTGGCGACGGTGGTGATCGGCGGAATTTTGTCGTCGACCATCCTGACCTTGCTGGTGCTGCCTATCCTGTATCAGTTGTTCCATCGGCGCGATGAAGACGACCCGCAGCAGCTAGCTGAGGATGCGGCCGTCCAGCGTTGA
- a CDS encoding DUF1841 family protein: protein MFNPSQDDVRRFFCETYRKHRAGEILTPLEAIASDWLAQHPEYTGDLKDVDAALDADYSVENGQTNPFLHLSMHLSIAEQISIDQPPGIKAAATALTQRLQSEHEAHHHIMECLGEMIWNSQRSGLPPDGAAYIECVKKRL, encoded by the coding sequence ATGTTCAATCCATCCCAAGACGATGTCCGCCGTTTTTTCTGCGAGACCTACCGCAAGCATCGCGCCGGCGAAATCCTGACGCCGCTGGAAGCCATCGCCAGCGACTGGCTGGCGCAGCATCCCGAATACACCGGCGACCTGAAAGACGTCGACGCCGCGCTCGACGCCGACTACTCGGTGGAGAACGGCCAGACCAACCCCTTCCTGCACCTGTCCATGCATCTGTCGATCGCCGAGCAGATCTCGATCGACCAGCCGCCGGGGATCAAGGCCGCAGCGACAGCCCTGACACAACGGCTGCAATCGGAGCACGAGGCGCATCACCACATCATGGAATGCCTGGGCGAGATGATCTGGAACTCGCAGCGCAGCGGCTTGCCGCCGGACGGCGCCGCCTATATCGAGTGCGTGAAAAAGCGCCTGTAA
- a CDS encoding tyrosine-type recombinase/integrase, with product MTLENFLLIREKAVPWLKNAMDLALVTGQRRDDIANMLFSDARDGFLYVAQRKGGGRTKLKIDTNVHLTAFGMSIDDVIKQCRDNILSKYMVHHVRHRGINKPGDPTSPQGISDAFRAARGFANVLPGEGKTPVTFHEIRSLAERLYKEQYGADFAQAIMGHKEAKTTAIYDDLRGTAYQEVSVK from the coding sequence ATGACGCTGGAAAATTTCCTGCTCATAAGGGAAAAAGCCGTACCGTGGCTAAAAAATGCAATGGATCTCGCTCTAGTAACAGGGCAGCGCCGCGACGATATTGCCAATATGCTGTTTTCCGACGCGAGGGACGGTTTTCTATATGTGGCACAAAGAAAAGGGGGCGGTCGCACGAAGCTAAAAATTGACACGAATGTACATTTGACCGCTTTCGGGATGTCGATTGATGATGTCATAAAGCAATGCCGAGACAACATCCTGAGCAAATACATGGTTCATCATGTTCGACACAGAGGCATAAATAAGCCAGGTGACCCGACTTCTCCCCAAGGAATTTCAGATGCGTTCAGAGCGGCGCGGGGATTCGCCAATGTATTGCCAGGCGAAGGAAAAACCCCGGTAACGTTCCACGAGATTCGCTCTTTAGCAGAGAGATTATATAAAGAACAATACGGTGCCGACTTCGCGCAAGCAATAATGGGGCACAAAGAAGCTAAAACAACGGCCATCTATGACGACCTACGCGGGACCGCTTATCAGGAAGTCTCTGTAAAATAG
- a CDS encoding M9 family metallopeptidase produces MLTSKINFLFAGLMLVCISQSGYAGTVPDNLGAEPALPKQAPMPRARQTLPPSPEQSKYNLPPTKKPRVDLMDPKSRQAKENRAKAMTTTPDCKDMNKLASYDGSALADYIVNLPDYECHYGLFSLNAEQAAKVYSAGNFNAVAKRFVQEGNNYNAGNMALVNLLIYLRAGYYLASNNVIPGPSASLTDILRPAIKQLVDGDMLFKANAVGPSTAGETFNLITNMHDEAYYLGSMKALVQRYTNTDSNPNAVNALRQPSAAGGFTGVLTVLFSAHGRSEGKLLLQNDTSYPAALNNFVVSNKAALLGTETAYQLTDTANEAFRFMQYPTQKAGVKIMIKNQLATTTMTGADSDLWLAAATAVKYNDNANCAEYGTCDFETRLADAVLQNKYTCSPTIRIRAQQMTPAQMQSSCNLLQTEESYFHDMLQTNRTPVANDYNTSLEVVVFDDYTNYNRYAGVIFGISTNNGGMYLEGSPAVPGNQARFIAHEASWLRPVFQVWNLEHEYVHYLDGRFDMYGDFSAATVKPTVWWIEGLAEYLSKKNDNQESIDVARTGTYRLSQIFDNTYSMADYVPRAYRWGYMATRFMVERHRNDVDTVVAKFRVGDYDGYQNTMAYIGARYDDEFVSWVKTASTAGEPPLPDGPVLPSCTSSSYLGKNCSIKGLSSSDHIYAYIQLPSGAKNLNLRTTGGSGDVDMYIALDRYPTTSSYDAASTNAGNRENIALATPAAGHWYYILLTAKQAFDGVSLSATYD; encoded by the coding sequence ATGCTTACTTCAAAAATAAATTTTTTGTTTGCAGGTCTGATGTTAGTCTGCATATCGCAGTCCGGCTACGCCGGGACCGTGCCAGACAATCTCGGTGCAGAGCCGGCGTTACCCAAACAGGCACCGATGCCGCGTGCCAGGCAAACTCTGCCGCCTTCACCTGAACAATCTAAATACAATCTGCCGCCGACCAAGAAACCACGTGTCGACTTGATGGATCCCAAGAGTCGCCAAGCCAAAGAAAATCGCGCGAAAGCGATGACAACCACCCCGGACTGCAAGGATATGAACAAACTGGCGAGTTACGACGGCAGCGCGCTGGCCGACTACATCGTCAATTTGCCCGACTACGAATGCCACTATGGTTTGTTTTCGCTCAATGCCGAACAAGCTGCCAAAGTTTATTCTGCAGGTAATTTCAACGCGGTCGCAAAGCGTTTCGTCCAGGAAGGCAACAATTACAACGCCGGCAATATGGCTTTGGTCAATCTGTTGATTTATCTACGCGCCGGATATTATTTAGCCAGTAATAATGTCATTCCGGGCCCTTCCGCTTCATTGACGGACATTCTACGCCCTGCAATCAAACAACTGGTCGATGGCGACATGCTATTCAAGGCAAATGCTGTGGGTCCAAGTACAGCTGGCGAAACGTTTAATTTGATCACTAATATGCACGACGAAGCCTACTACCTGGGGAGTATGAAAGCCCTGGTGCAGCGCTATACCAATACCGACAGCAACCCTAATGCCGTCAATGCATTGCGCCAACCTAGCGCCGCTGGTGGCTTTACTGGCGTGTTGACCGTGCTGTTCTCCGCGCATGGGAGAAGCGAAGGGAAATTGTTGCTGCAAAATGACACTTCATATCCAGCAGCACTGAATAATTTTGTCGTTAGCAATAAGGCCGCACTTCTGGGAACCGAAACTGCGTATCAACTCACTGACACAGCAAACGAGGCATTTCGTTTCATGCAATATCCGACACAGAAAGCTGGTGTCAAAATCATGATCAAAAATCAGTTGGCAACAACCACCATGACGGGCGCAGATAGTGATCTCTGGTTGGCTGCAGCGACAGCGGTGAAATATAACGACAATGCTAATTGTGCGGAATACGGTACTTGTGATTTCGAAACTCGACTTGCCGATGCCGTATTGCAAAATAAGTATACTTGTAGCCCCACCATACGGATCCGTGCTCAGCAGATGACACCGGCGCAAATGCAATCGTCGTGCAATCTGCTACAGACGGAAGAGTCCTATTTCCATGACATGCTGCAAACCAATCGTACACCTGTGGCTAACGACTATAATACTTCGCTGGAAGTGGTGGTATTTGATGATTACACCAACTACAACAGGTATGCCGGAGTAATTTTCGGTATCAGTACCAATAACGGCGGGATGTATTTGGAAGGCAGCCCCGCCGTGCCTGGCAACCAGGCGCGTTTCATTGCCCACGAAGCATCTTGGTTGCGTCCGGTATTTCAGGTATGGAACCTGGAACACGAATATGTCCATTATCTGGATGGGCGCTTCGACATGTACGGAGATTTCAGCGCAGCTACAGTGAAGCCGACCGTTTGGTGGATTGAAGGCCTTGCCGAGTATTTATCCAAGAAAAATGACAACCAGGAATCGATCGATGTCGCCCGTACCGGCACTTACCGCCTGAGCCAAATATTCGATAATACGTATTCGATGGCGGATTATGTGCCGCGAGCATATCGCTGGGGCTACATGGCAACTCGTTTTATGGTTGAACGCCATCGTAATGATGTCGATACCGTGGTAGCCAAATTCCGCGTCGGCGATTACGACGGCTATCAAAATACGATGGCTTACATAGGCGCCCGCTACGACGACGAGTTTGTCAGCTGGGTCAAGACTGCGAGCACTGCCGGTGAACCGCCGTTACCCGATGGTCCGGTACTACCAAGCTGTACATCATCCAGTTATCTGGGCAAGAATTGCTCGATCAAGGGCTTATCGTCTTCTGATCACATATACGCTTATATCCAGCTACCGAGCGGGGCAAAAAACCTAAATTTGCGCACCACCGGCGGTAGCGGTGATGTCGATATGTACATTGCCCTTGATCGTTACCCAACCACCAGCTCTTACGATGCCGCCTCCACCAATGCGGGTAACAGGGAAAACATTGCTCTGGCAACCCCTGCTGCAGGGCACTGGTACTACATTTTGCTCACCGCTAAGCAAGCATTTGACGGCGTGTCACTGAGCGCTACCTACGATTAA
- a CDS encoding type VI secretion system Vgr family protein: MSSVLQSLSALVRGRQNNRILRLSFPHDDGPHAQLLVNKLNAVESLSRDFEYTVELLSDDAELALKDLQGKLFCVELVRADGSLRYFSGYCFEFRLSRTDGNITFYQAKLGPWTQYLRLRKDNYIFHGKTLREQIDSICADYGTLPDWDFRVSGEDPIMTDAIQFDESDHNYVHRRLEAAGLLYYYEHTDKGHKLVITDDSTQAAPIDGGAEIRFQRHGGAFEEDGIGEFSPVRQIVPGSVSLSGFNFKSPVPINAGVPTLNKQGSVLDVESYEYAGAYGVKGSQDADELSRLRMEEIEAAGKHFEAAGNNRYVLPGRWYRLTGHFSSSPFASHEEAGKNEFLIISVHHIASNNYLQQADQKAEYRNELTCLRKTIPWRPGRNFNSVNTKILSPQTVTVVGPSGQGSVHTDEFGRIRVQFHWDRIGNNDERSSAWVRVASAWAGGELGAKSIPRVGSECLVQWLDGNPDRPIVTGSVYNQRNMPPWKLATQQSLMGFRSRELTPNGGNQPGGRSNHLVLDDTNGKIQAQLKSDHQHSQLSLGSISRIEDNAGRKDARGEGWELRSDGHGVARAAKGMLITTEARNNAASHIKDMGETVSRLTAARDQHESLADAAQQAGAQEKQGQQADVAQTLKAQNDAIKGQGASEEGSFPELSQPHLVLASPAGIETTSGSTHIASDQNTAITTGKSLSIASGDSLFASIGKTFRLMVQKAGMKMVAAAGDIDVKALTDSINLLAKLNITHTANRITITAKEEVLINGGGSYVKFNAGGIEHGTNGGYIAHAATHSLPGPRSFDEHQTDALIAQPGPHSQRFAFSGADEIAGILGLSGLPFKIVDETGGAVAKGAINEDGRFPRQDFEEGKKLTLHIGEDKWTLFDPPSAKADPSSDQTITDIDDAGLHHEDDPYLEALADDDESLHLSADIIGYYIKNPEGEE, translated from the coding sequence ATGAGTAGCGTGCTTCAATCCCTGTCCGCCTTGGTCCGCGGCAGGCAGAACAACCGTATTCTTCGGCTGTCTTTCCCTCACGACGACGGTCCGCACGCCCAGCTCTTGGTGAACAAGCTCAACGCCGTGGAAAGCCTGTCGCGCGATTTTGAATACACCGTTGAATTACTCTCAGACGATGCTGAACTGGCCCTGAAGGATTTGCAAGGCAAGCTGTTCTGCGTGGAATTAGTGAGAGCGGACGGCAGCCTGCGCTACTTCTCCGGATATTGCTTCGAATTTCGCCTCTCGCGCACCGACGGCAATATCACCTTTTACCAGGCCAAATTAGGCCCCTGGACCCAGTACCTGCGTCTGCGCAAGGACAACTACATCTTCCACGGCAAGACCCTGCGCGAACAGATCGACAGCATCTGCGCCGATTACGGCACATTGCCCGACTGGGATTTCCGCGTCAGCGGCGAAGATCCAATCATGACGGACGCCATCCAGTTCGACGAAAGCGACCATAACTACGTCCACAGGCGGTTAGAAGCCGCCGGCTTGCTGTACTACTACGAACACACGGACAAGGGCCACAAGCTGGTCATCACCGATGACTCGACCCAGGCAGCTCCCATCGACGGCGGTGCAGAGATCCGCTTCCAGCGCCATGGCGGCGCGTTTGAGGAAGACGGCATTGGCGAGTTCTCCCCGGTGCGCCAGATCGTCCCCGGTTCGGTGTCGCTGTCCGGCTTCAACTTCAAGAGCCCGGTGCCGATCAATGCCGGCGTGCCGACCCTGAACAAGCAGGGCAGTGTACTCGATGTCGAATCCTATGAATATGCCGGCGCTTACGGCGTCAAGGGCAGCCAGGATGCAGACGAGCTATCGCGCCTGCGCATGGAAGAGATCGAAGCCGCAGGTAAACACTTTGAAGCAGCGGGCAATAACCGCTATGTGCTGCCTGGTCGCTGGTACCGCCTGACCGGCCATTTCTCTTCCAGCCCGTTTGCCAGCCATGAAGAAGCAGGGAAAAATGAATTCCTGATCATCTCGGTGCACCACATCGCCAGCAATAACTATCTGCAGCAGGCAGATCAAAAGGCCGAGTACCGCAACGAATTGACTTGCCTGCGCAAGACCATCCCCTGGCGTCCCGGCCGCAATTTCAATAGCGTCAACACCAAGATCCTGTCGCCGCAAACTGTCACGGTGGTCGGTCCTTCCGGCCAGGGTAGCGTCCATACTGATGAATTCGGCCGCATCCGTGTCCAGTTCCACTGGGACCGCATCGGCAACAACGATGAACGCAGCTCCGCCTGGGTGCGCGTGGCCAGTGCATGGGCCGGCGGCGAGCTGGGCGCCAAATCTATCCCGCGCGTCGGATCGGAATGCCTGGTCCAATGGCTCGATGGCAATCCCGACCGCCCTATTGTCACCGGCAGCGTCTACAACCAGCGCAACATGCCGCCCTGGAAGCTGGCGACCCAGCAGTCGTTGATGGGCTTCAGAAGCCGTGAGCTGACACCCAACGGCGGCAACCAGCCAGGAGGGAGAAGCAACCACCTGGTGCTGGACGACACCAACGGCAAGATCCAGGCACAGCTGAAAAGCGATCACCAGCATAGCCAGCTGAGTCTGGGTAGCATTAGCCGGATTGAAGACAATGCGGGGCGCAAGGATGCGCGTGGCGAGGGCTGGGAACTGCGCAGCGACGGCCATGGCGTGGCGCGTGCGGCTAAGGGGATGCTGATCACCACTGAGGCACGCAATAATGCGGCTTCGCATATCAAGGATATGGGTGAGACGGTCAGCCGCTTGACTGCAGCGCGCGACCAGCACGAGTCGCTGGCGGATGCTGCACAGCAGGCTGGAGCCCAGGAGAAGCAGGGGCAGCAGGCTGATGTCGCACAGACCTTGAAAGCGCAGAACGATGCGATCAAGGGGCAGGGCGCAAGTGAAGAGGGTAGTTTCCCGGAACTGTCACAACCGCATCTTGTTCTGGCCAGTCCTGCCGGTATCGAGACCACCAGCGGCAGCACCCATATCGCCAGTGACCAGAACACGGCCATCACGACCGGCAAGAGCTTGTCTATCGCCAGCGGTGACAGCCTGTTCGCGAGTATTGGCAAAACCTTTCGTCTGATGGTGCAGAAAGCCGGCATGAAGATGGTGGCTGCTGCCGGCGACATTGATGTGAAGGCTTTGACTGACAGTATTAACCTGCTGGCCAAACTCAATATCACGCACACGGCAAACCGCATCACGATCACCGCCAAGGAAGAAGTGCTGATCAATGGCGGCGGTAGTTACGTCAAATTCAATGCGGGAGGCATTGAACACGGTACTAACGGCGGTTATATAGCACACGCCGCCACCCACAGTCTCCCGGGGCCAAGGAGCTTTGATGAACATCAAACTGATGCGCTCATCGCTCAGCCCGGTCCGCACAGTCAACGATTTGCTTTTTCTGGTGCTGACGAAATTGCTGGAATCCTCGGATTGAGCGGCCTGCCTTTTAAGATTGTAGATGAGACTGGCGGGGCCGTTGCAAAGGGGGCAATCAATGAAGATGGGCGTTTCCCGAGGCAGGATTTTGAAGAAGGGAAAAAGTTGACCTTGCATATTGGAGAAGATAAGTGGACGTTATTTGATCCCCCATCGGCAAAAGCGGATCCATCCTCCGACCAAACAATCACTGACATAGACGATGCTGGGCTACACCATGAAGATGATCCGTATCTTGAAGCATTGGCAGATGACGACGAAAGCCTACATCTCTCGGCGGACATAATTGGCTACTATATTAAAAATCCTGAGGGGGAAGAATGA
- a CDS encoding LysM peptidoglycan-binding domain-containing protein yields the protein MSQEFVSAEYTYEHKTVDYAAADGSHLLRTGGTIAWRFNNPGNLRPAKPGVTIYGAIGVGKTKNNGEFLIFSSYEKGRAEKKALLRRKYNERTIYTMLAGVPDKNGNVVQGYAPESDNNDPQAYADSISTATGFATTTKISDLTDAQLDSVLDAMEKKEGFNNEKSTRQEKVVNTTTVTISDGAKPKANLPVKIDIGDASHQTKTNSKGQLPLITHLDIGKTVNIFVASVEGEWKKIHDFVMGDNSNSFVLFNNLRTFVAPTDLKKVKNDEPSKRQPLHYVIQPGDTLGKIAKIYKTTVDEIKKDNPQIKDERKIFPSQVISIYGSLSASTNSVAKQAPPKLEQIPKKKVEPVAGPAHSAPAPAPKIEEKKPPKPPAEKVELARSKDGKGEPIALLQPDQQRAPWMVVAIAEAKRWKGATEDVIEKTSNYHELVGAHESSMVGTKNAWCSSFVNYCLSTAAPSYAKWSLPQRANDISKSWNFVEIKTPVFGAIALISTHHVTLVYAKSGSNFICLGGNQHDQINFSPFAKGVRFFVPVAYLEFAKKDIEKANTLAEHSAEELNKEFEIKVKSKKGNATR from the coding sequence ATGAGTCAAGAATTTGTCAGCGCTGAATATACTTATGAGCATAAAACAGTCGACTATGCGGCTGCCGATGGCAGCCATTTGCTGCGTACAGGCGGCACAATTGCCTGGCGTTTTAACAACCCGGGAAATTTGCGACCAGCAAAGCCCGGTGTGACGATTTATGGTGCCATCGGTGTTGGAAAAACTAAAAATAACGGTGAATTTTTAATTTTCTCCAGTTACGAGAAGGGGCGGGCAGAGAAGAAAGCTTTGCTTCGACGTAAATACAATGAACGCACTATTTACACCATGCTTGCTGGGGTGCCCGACAAGAACGGGAACGTGGTTCAAGGATATGCTCCCGAGAGTGATAACAACGATCCCCAAGCCTATGCGGATAGCATAAGCACAGCAACAGGCTTTGCAACGACAACAAAAATCAGTGATCTTACCGATGCTCAGCTTGACAGCGTTCTTGACGCCATGGAAAAAAAGGAAGGCTTCAACAATGAGAAATCGACCAGACAAGAAAAAGTAGTAAATACTACTACTGTAACTATCTCAGATGGTGCAAAGCCAAAGGCAAATCTCCCAGTAAAAATCGATATTGGCGACGCAAGCCATCAAACGAAGACTAATAGCAAAGGACAATTGCCCCTTATCACACACTTAGATATTGGGAAAACGGTCAATATTTTTGTTGCTAGCGTCGAAGGGGAATGGAAGAAAATCCACGATTTCGTAATGGGAGATAATTCGAATTCATTCGTATTGTTCAACAATCTTCGGACATTCGTAGCGCCGACGGATCTAAAGAAAGTTAAAAATGATGAGCCGTCTAAGCGGCAACCTTTACACTATGTAATTCAACCAGGCGACACACTTGGTAAAATTGCTAAAATTTATAAAACTACTGTTGACGAGATAAAGAAAGATAATCCGCAAATCAAGGACGAGAGAAAGATTTTTCCATCGCAAGTCATCTCTATTTATGGAAGCCTTTCCGCCTCGACAAACTCAGTTGCAAAGCAGGCTCCACCAAAACTTGAGCAAATTCCTAAAAAGAAGGTTGAGCCCGTTGCGGGACCAGCACATTCTGCCCCCGCTCCGGCACCAAAGATTGAAGAAAAAAAGCCGCCTAAACCACCTGCCGAAAAAGTAGAGCTCGCACGTAGCAAGGATGGTAAGGGGGAGCCTATCGCGTTGTTGCAGCCTGATCAGCAACGTGCGCCATGGATGGTGGTTGCCATCGCAGAAGCAAAGCGATGGAAAGGAGCAACTGAGGATGTAATTGAAAAGACATCGAACTATCATGAGTTGGTGGGGGCGCATGAATCTTCGATGGTTGGAACAAAAAATGCATGGTGTTCATCTTTTGTGAACTACTGTTTGTCGACCGCCGCGCCTAGTTATGCAAAATGGAGTTTGCCACAGCGAGCAAATGATATCTCCAAAAGTTGGAATTTCGTCGAGATTAAAACACCGGTGTTTGGGGCAATCGCACTTATTAGTACACATCACGTCACCTTGGTATATGCCAAATCAGGGAGTAATTTTATTTGTTTGGGCGGCAATCAACACGATCAAATAAATTTCTCGCCATTTGCCAAGGGAGTTCGTTTTTTTGTTCCAGTTGCATATCTGGAATTTGCAAAAAAAGACATAGAAAAAGCCAATACTTTGGCTGAACATTCTGCAGAAGAATTAAACAAAGAATTTGAGATCAAGGTAAAAAGCAAAAAAGGAAATGCAACAAGATAG